In Fluviicola taffensis DSM 16823, the following are encoded in one genomic region:
- the rpmD gene encoding 50S ribosomal protein L30: MATIKIKQVRSAIKRPARQKRTIQALGFSRLNQVIEKEATPQILGMIKKVEHLVQVVD; the protein is encoded by the coding sequence ATGGCAACGATTAAAATAAAACAAGTTCGCAGTGCTATCAAACGCCCGGCTCGTCAAAAAAGAACGATTCAAGCGTTAGGATTTAGCCGTTTGAACCAAGTAATTGAGAAAGAAGCAACTCCACAAATTCTTGGCATGATCAAGAAAGTTGAGCATTTGGTACAAGTTGTAGATTAA
- the secY gene encoding preprotein translocase subunit SecY translates to MKRFIQNIKNIWKVEELRKRILLTLSLILIYRIGSFIMLPGVNAEAVLANASQKNGDNVLESLLSMFSGGGFTNVSIMALGIMPYISASIIMQLLGMAVPAVQKMQNEGESGRKQINTYTRILTIIICAVQAPSYISLYASSIPGALPAEQTMLWWTTAVSCMVAGSMFAVWLGERITDKGIGNGISLLITVGILSRLPSSFIAEMAANKDFPLKIVLEIIVFMLIVLGTILIVQGVRKVPLNTAKRVVGARAVDEQGARNYLPLKVNASGVMPIIFAQAIMTIPVMIFSQQKDGGVIQYALGDTHGIPYNALLALLIIVFTYFYTAIMINPRKMADDLKRSGGFIPGVRPGDETAEYIDSLVSRITLPGSMFLALIAILPSIAYACNITSGFEYFFGGTSLLIMVGVVLDTLQQIESYLLNRHMDGLMEGSRVRGRRSINEMSSGF, encoded by the coding sequence ATGAAACGGTTTATACAAAACATAAAGAACATCTGGAAAGTAGAAGAATTGAGAAAGCGTATCTTATTGACGCTTTCTCTAATTCTTATATACCGTATCGGATCGTTTATCATGTTGCCAGGAGTTAATGCTGAAGCAGTTCTAGCTAATGCATCTCAAAAGAATGGCGACAACGTACTTGAATCTCTATTATCGATGTTCTCTGGAGGTGGATTTACCAATGTGTCTATTATGGCGCTAGGTATTATGCCTTACATTAGTGCATCGATTATCATGCAACTATTAGGTATGGCAGTTCCTGCTGTGCAAAAAATGCAAAACGAAGGTGAATCAGGTAGAAAACAAATCAATACGTATACGCGTATTTTGACGATTATAATTTGTGCTGTTCAAGCTCCAAGTTATATCTCTTTGTATGCTTCTAGTATTCCAGGTGCATTACCTGCTGAACAAACCATGTTATGGTGGACAACAGCTGTGTCTTGTATGGTTGCCGGTTCAATGTTTGCTGTATGGTTGGGTGAGCGCATTACTGATAAAGGAATTGGAAATGGTATTTCTCTATTGATTACTGTAGGGATTTTATCAAGACTTCCATCTTCATTTATAGCTGAAATGGCTGCTAACAAAGATTTTCCATTGAAAATTGTGTTGGAAATCATCGTATTCATGCTTATCGTATTAGGAACAATCTTGATTGTTCAAGGGGTACGTAAAGTTCCATTGAATACTGCAAAACGAGTAGTTGGTGCAAGAGCTGTAGATGAGCAAGGTGCTAGAAACTATTTACCTTTGAAGGTGAATGCTTCTGGTGTTATGCCAATCATCTTTGCTCAGGCAATTATGACTATTCCAGTAATGATTTTCTCACAGCAAAAAGATGGTGGTGTTATTCAATACGCTTTAGGTGATACTCATGGTATTCCTTACAACGCATTGTTAGCACTTTTGATTATCGTATTTACTTATTTCTACACTGCAATTATGATCAACCCTCGTAAGATGGCTGATGACTTAAAACGTAGTGGAGGATTTATTCCAGGAGTACGTCCTGGTGATGAGACTGCTGAGTATATTGACTCGTTGGTATCTCGTATTACTTTGCCCGGATCTATGTTCTTGGCTTTGATTGCGATCCTACCTTCAATAGCATATGCTTGTAACATTACCTCAGGTTTTGAATACTTCTTCGGAGGAACTTCATTACTAATTATGGTAGGAGTAGTTTTAGATACCCTTCAACAAATTGAGTCTTATTTATTGAACCGTCATATGGATGGATTAATGGAAGGGTCTCGTGTTAGAGGTAGAAGAAGTATAAACGAAATGTCATCAGGTTTCTAG
- the rplR gene encoding 50S ribosomal protein L18, producing MAFSKLNRRAKIKRRIRKKISGTTLVPRLSVFRSNKQIYAQLIDDTKGVTLVAASSYKNKAAEKKNKADQAAVVGKEIASKAVKAGVESVVFDRNGYLYHGRVKSLADSAREGGLKF from the coding sequence ATGGCATTTAGTAAATTAAACAGAAGAGCAAAAATTAAAAGAAGAATCAGAAAGAAAATTTCTGGTACTACTTTAGTGCCTCGCCTATCTGTATTTCGTTCAAACAAGCAAATCTATGCTCAATTGATTGATGATACAAAAGGTGTAACACTTGTCGCTGCTTCTTCTTACAAAAACAAAGCTGCTGAAAAGAAAAATAAAGCTGATCAGGCTGCTGTTGTAGGAAAAGAAATCGCTTCTAAAGCGGTGAAGGCTGGTGTAGAATCAGTAGTGTTTGACCGTAATGGGTATTTATACCACGGTCGTGTTAAATCATTAGCTGATTCAGCTAGAGAAGGTGGACTTAAATTTTAA
- the rpsE gene encoding 30S ribosomal protein S5 translates to MAAIIGNRVKASDIELKDKLVSVNRVTKVTKGGRTFSFSAIVVVGDEHGIVGHGLGKAKEVTEAITKGIDDAKKNLIKVPILRGTVPHAQKGKFGGAEVLLKPATNGTGVIAGGAMRAVLESVGVHNVLAKSQGSSNPHNVVKATINALASMRDAAAVARQRGISMDKVFNG, encoded by the coding sequence ATGGCAGCAATTATAGGAAATAGAGTAAAAGCCTCTGATATAGAGCTTAAAGATAAATTGGTATCTGTGAACCGTGTGACTAAAGTAACAAAAGGAGGTCGTACATTCAGTTTCTCAGCTATCGTAGTTGTTGGGGATGAGCACGGTATCGTAGGTCACGGTCTTGGTAAGGCGAAAGAAGTAACAGAGGCGATTACAAAAGGAATCGATGATGCGAAAAAGAACCTTATTAAAGTTCCAATCCTAAGAGGTACAGTTCCTCACGCTCAAAAAGGAAAATTTGGTGGAGCAGAAGTTTTATTGAAACCTGCTACAAATGGTACAGGAGTTATCGCTGGTGGTGCGATGCGTGCAGTTTTAGAATCTGTAGGTGTTCACAACGTATTGGCAAAATCTCAAGGATCATCCAATCCACATAACGTTGTTAAAGCAACTATCAATGCATTAGCGTCTATGCGCGATGCTGCAGCTGTTGCACGTCAACGTGGAATTAGTATGGACAAAGTTTTTAACGGTTAA
- the rpsH gene encoding 30S ribosomal protein S8 — protein sequence MYTDPIADFLTRIRNASMARLKTVEIPGSNTKRAMTAILFDQGYIANYKFEEDDKQGVIKIALKYNQSTKVPAITKIDRASRPGLRKYSSATEMPRVLNGLGIAIVSTSRGVITDKEARKENVGGEVLCYVY from the coding sequence AGATCCTATTGCAGATTTTCTAACACGAATTCGTAATGCGAGTATGGCTCGTTTGAAAACAGTGGAAATCCCTGGTTCAAACACAAAGCGTGCTATGACAGCAATCTTGTTTGATCAAGGTTACATCGCGAATTACAAATTCGAAGAAGATGACAAACAAGGTGTGATTAAAATCGCATTGAAGTACAACCAATCAACAAAAGTTCCAGCGATTACTAAGATAGACCGTGCGTCTCGTCCAGGTCTTCGTAAGTACTCAAGCGCGACAGAAATGCCACGTGTATTGAATGGTTTGGGAATTGCTATCGTTTCTACTTCTCGCGGAGTAATTACGGACAAAGAAGCAAGAAAAGAAAACGTTGGCGGAGAAGTTCTTTGCTACGTATATTAA
- the rpsD gene encoding 30S ribosomal protein S4, translating into MARYTGPKSKIARRFRDPIFGPDKALDKRQYGPGQHGPNKRRGGKQSEYAIQLGEKQKAKYTYGILERQFSNLFKKASGMKGITGENLLQLCEMRLDNTVYRLGIANSRRAARQLVSHKHIVVNGEVVNIPSYTLRIGDVVSVREKSKSLEAITSSLTASTNKRYDWLDWDSATKSGKFLSIPSRDMIPENIKEQLIVELYSK; encoded by the coding sequence ATGGCAAGATATACAGGACCAAAATCGAAGATTGCTCGTCGTTTCCGCGACCCAATTTTCGGACCAGACAAAGCGCTGGACAAAAGACAATACGGACCGGGACAACACGGACCGAACAAACGTAGAGGAGGAAAACAATCGGAATACGCAATCCAATTAGGTGAGAAGCAAAAAGCGAAATACACTTACGGGATTTTAGAGCGTCAGTTCTCGAATTTGTTTAAAAAAGCATCAGGCATGAAAGGTATTACAGGTGAAAACTTGTTGCAATTGTGTGAAATGCGTTTAGACAATACAGTATACCGTTTAGGTATTGCAAATTCTCGTCGTGCTGCTCGTCAGTTAGTAAGTCACAAACACATCGTTGTAAATGGTGAGGTGGTTAACATTCCATCTTATACATTGCGTATCGGTGATGTAGTAAGTGTTCGTGAGAAATCAAAATCTCTAGAAGCAATTACTTCATCTTTGACAGCTTCAACTAACAAGCGTTACGATTGGTTAGATTGGGATTCTGCTACAAAATCTGGAAAGTTTTTGAGCATTCCTTCTCGCGATATGATTCCTGAAAATATCAAGGAGCAATTAATCGTCGAATTATACTCTAAATAA
- the infA gene encoding translation initiation factor IF-1 has product MAKQASIEQDGTIIEALSNAMFRVELENGHVITAHISGKMRMFYIKILPGDRVKVEMSPYDLTKGRISFRYK; this is encoded by the coding sequence ATGGCTAAACAGGCATCAATAGAACAAGACGGAACAATTATCGAAGCATTGTCAAATGCAATGTTTCGTGTCGAATTAGAAAATGGACACGTTATTACGGCTCACATTTCTGGGAAAATGAGAATGTTTTACATTAAAATTTTACCTGGGGATCGTGTGAAAGTTGAAATGTCTCCGTATGATTTAACTAAAGGACGTATTTCTTTCCGCTACAAATAA
- the rpsM gene encoding 30S ribosomal protein S13, which yields MARIAGIDLPKNKRGVIGLTYIFGIGRSTAKKVLVNNGIDENIKVQDWNDDQIALIRTAISEIKTEGQLRSEIQLNIKRLMDIGCTRGIRHRAGLPLRGQRTKNNSRTRKGRRKTVANKKKATK from the coding sequence ATGGCACGTATCGCAGGTATAGATCTACCAAAAAACAAGAGAGGTGTAATCGGTTTGACATACATCTTCGGAATTGGTCGTAGCACGGCTAAGAAAGTATTAGTTAATAATGGAATTGATGAGAACATCAAAGTACAAGATTGGAATGACGATCAAATTGCTTTGATTCGTACTGCAATTTCTGAGATTAAAACAGAAGGACAGTTGCGTTCTGAAATCCAATTGAACATTAAACGTTTGATGGATATCGGATGTACTCGTGGAATTCGTCACCGTGCTGGTCTTCCGTTAAGAGGTCAACGTACGAAAAACAACTCTCGTACTAGAAAAGGTAGAAGAAAAACAGTTGCTAACAAGAAAAAAGCAACTAAATAA
- the rpmJ gene encoding 50S ribosomal protein L36: protein MKVRASVKKRSVDCKIVKRKGRVYVINKKNPKLKQRQG from the coding sequence ATGAAAGTAAGAGCTTCAGTAAAAAAGCGATCTGTAGATTGTAAGATCGTAAAGAGAAAAGGAAGAGTTTACGTGATTAACAAAAAGAATCCTAAACTAAAACAAAGACAAGGGTAA
- the carA gene encoding glutamine-hydrolyzing carbamoyl-phosphate synthase small subunit has translation MEERKPALLVLEDGTVFYGKATGKIGTTTGEIAFNTGMTGYQEVFTDPSYYGQILVMTTSHIGNYGVNPIEVESETVKIAGLVTKKFANNFSRTSATSSMQDYLVENDKVGITDIDTRALVRHIRHKGAMNAIISSEILDEKALQKQVKEVPSMDGLELSSKVATKTAYEVGDSSSEFKVALLDFGVKKNIIRCLVDRGCFVKVFPMNATVSELKAFNPDGYLLSNGPGDPSAMPNEISLVKELVELGTPIFGICLGHQILGLSQGLKTEKMFNGHRGINHPVMNLLTGKGEITSQNHGFVIAKESVKANPRIQVTHEHLNDQTIAGIMLTDKPVFSVQYHPEASAGPHDSRYLFDQFITNMQQAKH, from the coding sequence ATGGAAGAACGCAAGCCTGCGCTCCTGGTCCTGGAAGATGGAACAGTATTTTACGGCAAAGCAACCGGGAAAATTGGAACAACAACTGGTGAAATTGCTTTTAACACAGGGATGACTGGTTATCAAGAAGTATTTACTGATCCTTCCTATTATGGTCAAATACTAGTCATGACGACTTCTCATATTGGTAATTACGGTGTAAACCCAATTGAAGTGGAGTCTGAAACTGTAAAGATTGCTGGTTTAGTTACCAAAAAATTTGCCAACAACTTTTCAAGAACTTCTGCTACATCTAGTATGCAAGATTATTTAGTGGAAAATGATAAAGTTGGTATTACAGATATCGATACACGAGCATTGGTTCGACACATTCGTCATAAAGGTGCAATGAATGCAATTATTTCATCTGAGATCTTAGATGAAAAAGCGCTTCAAAAACAAGTAAAAGAAGTTCCGTCAATGGATGGCTTAGAGTTGTCTTCAAAAGTTGCTACAAAAACAGCTTATGAAGTTGGTGATTCATCGAGTGAATTCAAAGTTGCCTTACTCGATTTTGGAGTGAAGAAGAATATTATCCGATGTTTGGTAGATAGAGGTTGTTTTGTGAAGGTTTTTCCAATGAATGCAACTGTCTCTGAATTAAAAGCATTTAATCCGGATGGTTATTTATTGTCGAATGGCCCTGGAGATCCGTCAGCAATGCCTAATGAAATTTCTCTAGTGAAAGAATTGGTTGAATTAGGAACACCGATATTCGGAATTTGTTTAGGTCACCAAATCTTAGGATTAAGTCAAGGCTTGAAAACAGAGAAAATGTTTAACGGTCACCGAGGAATCAACCATCCAGTGATGAATTTACTGACAGGAAAAGGAGAAATCACCTCTCAGAATCATGGATTTGTGATCGCTAAAGAAAGTGTAAAAGCGAATCCAAGAATTCAAGTTACACACGAACATTTAAACGATCAAACGATTGCAGGAATCATGTTGACAGATAAACCCGTTTTTTCTGTTCAATACCATCCAGAAGCATCTGCTGGACCGCACGATTCACGCTACCTATTCGATCAATTTATAACCAATATGCAACAAGCGAAGCACTAA
- the rplF gene encoding 50S ribosomal protein L6, translating into MSRIGKSPVTIPSGVEVKVNGTTVTVKGSKGELTQEIDSCITIQIEGSEITFIRASDAPDHRAKHGLYRALLFNMCAGVSEGFKKELEVIGVGYRATATGQQLELALGYSHPIVIELPKEIKVSADTQKGKAPLVTLESYDKQLLGQVAAKIRSLRKPEPYKGKGIRFLGEEIRRKAGKSAGKK; encoded by the coding sequence ATGTCAAGGATAGGTAAATCCCCAGTAACAATCCCGAGTGGAGTTGAAGTAAAAGTGAACGGTACTACAGTTACCGTAAAAGGCTCAAAAGGAGAACTAACACAAGAAATTGATTCTTGTATCACAATCCAGATTGAAGGTTCTGAAATCACTTTTATCCGCGCGTCTGATGCGCCAGATCATAGAGCAAAACATGGTTTATACCGTGCGTTATTGTTCAATATGTGTGCTGGAGTATCCGAAGGGTTCAAAAAGGAGTTAGAAGTAATCGGAGTAGGTTACCGTGCAACAGCAACTGGTCAACAGTTAGAGTTAGCATTAGGTTATTCCCACCCGATTGTGATCGAACTTCCGAAAGAAATTAAGGTATCTGCAGATACTCAAAAGGGTAAGGCGCCATTGGTAACATTGGAGTCTTACGATAAACAACTTTTGGGCCAGGTTGCTGCCAAAATTCGTTCCCTTCGTAAACCAGAGCCGTATAAAGGAAAAGGTATTCGCTTCTTGGGCGAAGAGATTAGAAGAAAAGCTGGTAAATCTGCAGGTAAAAAATAA
- a CDS encoding DNA-directed RNA polymerase subunit alpha, translating to MAILDFQKPDKVIMIQSDERKGQFEFRPLEPGYGITVGNALRRILLSSLEGYAISSVRIEGVDHEFATLKGVVEDVTEIVLNLKQVRFKQQIEGTDNETVVVSISGQDKLTAGDLGKFTSGFQVLNPDLVICNMESSVKLELELTIIKGRGYLPAEENKSGNAPFGTIAIDSIFTPIVNVKYTIENYRVEQKTDYEKLVLELTTDGSIHPKDALKEAAKILIHHFMLFSDERITLDSEVKSETEEFDETSLHMRQLLKTKLVDMDLSVRALNCLKAADVETLGDLVSYNKNDLLKFRNFGKKSLTELEDLVDSKGLNFGMNVAKYKLDKD from the coding sequence ATGGCAATTTTAGATTTTCAAAAGCCTGACAAGGTAATTATGATCCAGTCGGACGAGCGTAAAGGACAATTTGAGTTCCGTCCGCTTGAGCCAGGATACGGTATCACTGTAGGAAACGCATTACGTCGTATTTTACTTTCTTCATTAGAAGGGTACGCTATTTCTTCAGTACGTATCGAAGGAGTGGACCATGAGTTCGCAACTTTGAAAGGTGTTGTAGAGGATGTTACTGAAATCGTGTTGAATTTGAAACAAGTTCGCTTCAAACAACAAATCGAAGGAACAGATAATGAAACAGTTGTTGTTTCTATCTCTGGTCAAGATAAGTTGACAGCTGGTGATTTGGGTAAATTCACTTCAGGATTTCAAGTATTAAACCCAGATTTAGTGATTTGTAACATGGAAAGCTCTGTTAAATTAGAGTTGGAATTGACAATCATTAAAGGACGTGGTTACCTTCCTGCAGAAGAGAATAAATCAGGTAACGCACCTTTTGGTACGATTGCGATCGATTCAATTTTTACTCCAATTGTAAACGTAAAATACACGATTGAAAATTACCGTGTAGAACAAAAAACGGATTACGAAAAATTGGTTTTAGAATTGACTACTGATGGTTCAATTCATCCAAAAGATGCTTTGAAAGAAGCTGCAAAGATTTTGATTCACCACTTTATGTTATTCTCAGATGAGCGCATCACTTTAGATAGTGAAGTGAAATCGGAAACAGAAGAGTTTGATGAAACATCATTGCACATGCGTCAATTGTTGAAAACAAAATTAGTGGATATGGATCTTTCAGTTCGTGCACTTAATTGTTTGAAAGCAGCAGACGTTGAAACACTTGGCGATTTGGTATCTTACAACAAAAATGATCTCTTGAAATTCCGTAATTTCGGTAAGAAATCATTAACTGAGTTGGAAGATTTAGTTGATTCAAAAGGATTGAACTTCGGTATGAATGTAGCGAAGTACAAATTAGATAAAGACTAG
- the rplO gene encoding 50S ribosomal protein L15, whose protein sequence is MNLNNLTPAKGSVLSDKRIGRGHGSGGGGTATRGHKGAKSRSGYSKKIGFEGGQMPLQRRVPKFGFKNINRVEYKAINLDAIQSLVERKNITDITIEVLRENGLVSRNDLVKILGRGELKSKVTISAHKFSSSAKVGIEAQGGSISEI, encoded by the coding sequence ATGAATTTAAATAATTTAACACCTGCGAAAGGATCCGTTCTATCTGATAAGAGAATTGGTCGTGGACACGGTTCTGGTGGTGGTGGTACTGCTACGCGCGGTCACAAAGGAGCGAAGTCTCGTTCTGGTTATTCTAAGAAAATTGGGTTCGAAGGGGGACAAATGCCGTTACAACGTCGTGTTCCTAAATTCGGATTCAAAAATATCAACAGAGTTGAATACAAAGCAATCAATTTGGATGCTATTCAATCTTTGGTTGAACGTAAGAATATAACTGATATTACTATCGAAGTACTACGTGAAAATGGGTTGGTTTCCCGCAATGACTTGGTGAAAATCCTTGGTCGTGGTGAACTTAAATCTAAAGTCACAATCAGTGCTCACAAGTTTTCTTCTTCTGCGAAAGTAGGAATTGAAGCTCAAGGTGGTAGTATTTCAGAAATCTAA
- the rplQ gene encoding 50S ribosomal protein L17, translating into MRHGKKFNHLGRQTAHRAAMLSNMACSLIEHKRISTTIAKAKALRVYVEPILTKSKDDTTHNRRTTFSYLKSKEAVTELFRTIAPKIADRPGGYTRIIRTGYRLGDNAEMCLIELVDFNEVYTSGEKKTTTRRSRRGGSTTAKKADSPVAEVTEEVAVAEVVEEVKAEEVAPEAAAPEAEADSTEEEKKGEE; encoded by the coding sequence ATGAGACACGGAAAAAAATTCAATCATTTAGGAAGACAAACTGCACACAGAGCTGCAATGTTGTCTAATATGGCTTGTTCATTAATCGAACACAAACGTATTTCAACTACAATCGCTAAAGCAAAAGCTTTACGTGTTTATGTTGAGCCTATCTTGACAAAATCAAAAGATGATACAACTCACAATCGTCGTACAACTTTCTCTTACTTGAAAAGTAAGGAGGCTGTAACTGAGCTTTTCAGAACAATTGCTCCAAAAATTGCTGACCGTCCAGGAGGATACACACGTATTATCCGAACAGGTTACCGTTTAGGAGATAATGCTGAAATGTGTTTAATCGAGTTGGTTGATTTCAACGAAGTTTACACATCAGGTGAAAAGAAAACAACTACACGTCGTTCTCGTCGTGGTGGTTCGACAACTGCTAAAAAAGCAGATTCTCCAGTTGCTGAAGTAACTGAAGAAGTAGCGGTAGCAGAAGTTGTTGAAGAAGTAAAAGCGGAAGAAGTTGCTCCAGAGGCAGCGGCTCCAGAAGCAGAAGCTGATTCGACTGAAGAAGAGAAAAAAGGTGAAGAGTAA
- the rpsK gene encoding 30S ribosomal protein S11: MAKANQKKKKQVKVDAAGEAHIQATFNNVIISLTNNAGQVISWSSAGKMGFKGSKKNTPYAAQVAAEDASKEAHDFGLRRVRVFVKGPGAGRESAIRAIHNHGIEVIEIIDVTPLPHNGCRPPKRRRV; the protein is encoded by the coding sequence ATGGCAAAAGCAAATCAAAAGAAGAAGAAACAAGTCAAAGTAGACGCAGCGGGTGAAGCGCATATTCAAGCTACCTTCAACAATGTGATTATTTCTTTGACAAACAACGCTGGTCAAGTTATTTCTTGGTCATCGGCTGGAAAAATGGGCTTCAAAGGTTCTAAAAAGAACACTCCTTATGCTGCACAAGTTGCTGCTGAGGATGCATCAAAAGAAGCACATGACTTCGGATTACGTAGAGTTCGTGTATTTGTGAAAGGACCAGGTGCTGGTCGTGAATCAGCTATTCGTGCAATTCACAATCATGGTATCGAGGTAATCGAAATCATTGATGTAACTCCACTTCCACACAATGGTTGTCGTCCACCAAAAAGACGTCGCGTTTAG